The following are encoded in a window of Mus caroli unplaced genomic scaffold, CAROLI_EIJ_v1.1 scaffold_18770_1, whole genome shotgun sequence genomic DNA:
- the LOC110288827 gene encoding mas-related G-protein coupled receptor member B2, with protein MSGDFLSKNLSTSAWKTNITVLNGSYYIDPSVCVIRTQAMILLSIIISLLGMGLNAIVLWFLGIRMHMNAFTVYILNLAMADFLFLCSQFVICLLLAFYIFYSILIDIPSLLYVVPIFAYLSGLSILSTISIERCLSVIWPIWYRCNRPRHTSAVTCFVLWVISLLLGLLEGKACGLLFNSFDFYWCETFDVITSVWSIVLFGVLCGSSVTLLVRIFCGSQRIPMTRLYVTIALTVLVFLIFGLPFGISWILDQWLSNFHYVKICDFYLEILFLSCVNSCSNPIIYFLVGSIRHRRFRRKTLKLLLQRAMQDTPEEEQSGDKSSSERSEELETVQSCS; from the coding sequence ATGAGTGGAGATTTCCTAAGCAAGAATCTAAGCACCTCAGCCTGGAAAACTAACATCACAGTGCTGAATGGAAGCTACTACATTGATCCTTCAGTTTGTGTCATCAGGACTCAAGCCATGATTTTGCTTTCCATCATCATTTCCCTGCTTGGGATGGGACTAAATGCCATAGTGCTATGGTTCCTGGGCATCCGTATGCACATGAATGCCTTCACTGTGTACATTCTCAACCTGGCTATGGctgactttcttttcctgtgcTCTCAGTTTGTAATTTGTCTTCTTCTTGCCTTTTATATCTTCTACTCAATTCTCATTGACATCCCTTCGTTACTTTATGTTGTGCCAATATTTGCTTATCTTTCTGGTCTGAGCATTCTCAGCACCATTAGCATTGAGCGCTGCTTGTCTGTAATATGGCCCATCTGGTATCGCTGTAATCGTCCAAGACACACATCAGCTGTCACATGTTTTGTGCTTTGGGTTATTTCCCTAttgttgggtctcctggaaggGAAGGCGTGTGGCTTACTGTTTAATAGCTTTGACTTTTATTGGTGTGAAACATTTGATGTTATCACTAGTGTATGGTCAATTGTTTTATTTGGTGTTCTCTGTGGGTCTAGCGTCACCCTGCTTGTCAGGATCTTCTGTGGCTCACAGCGAATTCCTATGACCAGGCTGTATGTGACTATTGCACTTACAGTCTTGGTCTTCCTGATCTTTGGTCTTCCCTTTGGAATCTCTTGGATACTCGATCAGTGGCTTAGCAATTTTCATTATGTTAaaatttgtgatttttatcttgAGATACTATTCCTATCCTGTGTTAACAGCTGTTCCAACCCCATCATTTATTTCCTCGTTGGCTCCATTAGGCACCGAAGGTTCAGGCGGAAGACTCTCAAGCTACTTCTGCAAAGAGCCATGCAAGACACCCCTGAGGAGGAACAAAGTGGAGATAAGAGCTCTTCAGAACGCTCTGAAGAACTGGAAACTGTTCAGAGCTGCAGCTGA